From a region of the Desulfosalsimonas propionicica genome:
- a CDS encoding ferritin family protein, translated as MPEFSNPFTLLKNDRKLTPQELIRSIRFMIAAEYEAIQLYQQTAESTDNELAKKVLLDIADEEKEHAGEFLRLLRELDPEEEKFYKEGYGEVEEMIAELKK; from the coding sequence ATGCCGGAATTCAGCAATCCCTTCACGCTGTTGAAAAATGATCGAAAACTTACCCCCCAGGAATTGATCCGCTCCATCCGCTTTATGATCGCGGCCGAGTATGAAGCCATTCAGCTCTACCAGCAGACAGCAGAAAGCACGGACAATGAACTGGCCAAAAAAGTGCTGCTTGACATCGCTGATGAGGAAAAAGAGCATGCCGGTGAATTTCTGAGGCTTTTGCGGGAGCTGGACCCGGAGGAGGAAAAATTCTATAAGGAAGGTTACGGCGAGGTTGAGGAGATGATTGCAGAGTTGAAGAAGTAG
- a CDS encoding J domain-containing protein, with translation MSKFDTINRARKTLGLPECASMGHIKANYRELLYRWHPDRCPQDPQKAAEMTRQITEAYKTLMDYCNNYKYCFSEQTVKRHRSPGELWMERFGDDPVWGKKDKNS, from the coding sequence ATGAGCAAATTTGATACAATCAACCGGGCCAGAAAGACCCTCGGGCTTCCGGAATGTGCCTCCATGGGGCACATCAAGGCCAATTACAGGGAACTGCTCTACCGCTGGCACCCGGACCGCTGCCCGCAGGACCCGCAAAAGGCCGCTGAAATGACCCGACAGATCACGGAAGCCTACAAAACCCTCATGGATTACTGCAACAATTACAAATACTGTTTTTCCGAGCAAACCGTAAAAAGGCACCGCTCCCCCGGAGAACTCTGGATGGAACGGTTTGGCGATGATCCGGTTTGGGGGAAAAAGGACAAAAACAGCTGA
- a CDS encoding DUF5320 domain-containing protein — translation MPAGDRTGPMGMGSMTGRGAGYCGGFAAPGFANAGPGRGPGFGFGRGRGFGRRFSGGGFGWRNRFFATGVPARTQGAPYAAGDPEVEKQGLKQQADALQSELEMIRKRLDELTDTSS, via the coding sequence ATGCCAGCAGGAGATCGAACAGGTCCCATGGGAATGGGCTCCATGACCGGACGCGGCGCCGGATATTGCGGAGGTTTTGCTGCCCCTGGATTTGCCAATGCCGGGCCCGGCCGGGGTCCGGGTTTTGGTTTCGGCCGGGGACGCGGCTTTGGCCGGCGTTTTTCCGGCGGCGGTTTTGGATGGCGCAACCGGTTTTTCGCTACGGGTGTACCGGCCCGCACGCAGGGTGCGCCCTATGCCGCAGGCGATCCGGAAGTCGAAAAACAGGGTCTGAAGCAGCAAGCGGATGCTTTGCAATCCGAACTGGAGATGATCCGCAAGCGTTTGGATGAACTCACCGATACTTCGTCGTAA
- a CDS encoding PAS domain S-box protein: MSHQACALVAGYPDLMARLDAQRRYTFVNEKYAQVAGIPKNQLLGRMAGQVKFSKKWLRSVQAAMDAAAQKGQTQKLEVKFAKQWYDTSIVPECDGSGNLISYMIFAHDITEIKQTQNALKQKQKQLAESEGRFRTVLENSLDAAYRRDIQTDAYDYVSPVIEQITGFLPEEFRAMGTDEILARIHPDHIREVERKLELIQNSDGSSGVLEYAFKAKDGDYRWLADYFRIIRDQQGRPLYRIGVMRDITGRKETEEMMIASLNTAQQRAREAEFERRIIETVINNVPEGFLLVDARSLSVLMVSRHLAEFAGKDQEAFKNISLQQYCRFLNVAGMNGEPLAFEQMPIWRCIQKGEVVVSEYYRLTNNKGQTITVLVNAAPVRDANGEIIRGVAAWRNIEPLQQAEDKLRKSRDAARAARGKAEERRRILEAILMSIPEGIAVIEAPDGQLRLVSHYYENFIGISRKELHATSLEKRMQHYAAMENGSNMPVALEQTPSWRALKNGEVVMNEEWRMARPDGSQSVVSMIAAPVLDDRGEITHAVTSFRDITKSKEMEATLRRREFEFRTLVENSPDVIVRLDPQLRCQFVNAAYERMTGIPRERCAGRTCRELEMPEAYCAILEKEAGKAMSTGREINTEFGFRGLFEQRYFWGRLIPEFEPDGRVRSVMMVARDITERKKAEEHVRYVSFHDSVTGLYNRAYFEEEIKRLDTGRSLPVSLIIGDLNNLKLVNDTFGHEEGDRLLQKIAEILRKTCRNEDVMARWGGDEFAVILPDTGAAIAGSICSRIKRQAELSNGTAVAPSIALGFAEKSRTADNIYMVLRQAEEQMYENKLAESRKNQELVLSSLLRRLRVKWPGLDRHVERTSELAQRFAEKLGFSDSQMEDLALFIRLHDIGKAVVPDDLLSKCGDLSSSEWEQVKRHAEAGYRITNTFGDTARIAEAILSQREWWDGSGYPRGLKGKEIPFLSRMFSIVDTFDTITHHRPYDRVFTRQEAMEELQRHAGKQFDPALTEAFVEFVSASVH, from the coding sequence GTGAGTCATCAAGCTTGCGCACTTGTGGCAGGGTATCCGGATCTGATGGCGCGTCTGGACGCGCAGCGGCGGTATACGTTTGTGAATGAAAAATATGCGCAGGTGGCCGGGATTCCAAAGAATCAACTTCTGGGCCGAATGGCCGGGCAGGTAAAGTTTTCGAAAAAATGGCTTCGATCCGTTCAGGCCGCCATGGATGCTGCCGCGCAAAAGGGCCAGACGCAGAAGCTGGAAGTGAAATTTGCAAAGCAATGGTATGACACCAGTATTGTTCCGGAATGCGATGGGTCCGGAAATCTGATTTCCTATATGATATTTGCCCACGACATTACCGAAATCAAGCAAACCCAGAACGCCCTCAAACAAAAGCAAAAACAGCTTGCCGAAAGCGAAGGCCGATTCCGCACAGTTCTTGAAAATTCCCTGGATGCCGCCTATCGCCGTGACATTCAAACCGACGCCTATGATTACGTAAGCCCTGTTATTGAGCAGATCACCGGGTTTTTGCCCGAAGAGTTCAGGGCCATGGGCACCGATGAGATTCTGGCCCGGATTCATCCGGACCATATCCGGGAGGTGGAGCGCAAGCTTGAATTGATTCAGAATTCTGACGGTTCCTCCGGGGTTCTGGAATACGCGTTTAAGGCCAAAGACGGCGATTACAGATGGCTGGCCGATTATTTCCGGATCATCCGGGATCAGCAGGGCCGCCCACTATACCGTATCGGTGTGATGCGCGATATCACCGGGCGGAAAGAGACCGAGGAGATGATGATCGCCTCTCTTAATACCGCTCAGCAGCGTGCCCGGGAGGCTGAATTCGAGCGCCGGATCATTGAGACGGTCATCAATAACGTGCCCGAGGGTTTTTTGCTGGTGGATGCCCGAAGCCTGAGCGTTTTGATGGTCAGCCGGCATCTGGCCGAATTTGCGGGAAAGGACCAGGAGGCGTTTAAAAATATCTCGCTTCAGCAATATTGCCGGTTTCTCAATGTTGCCGGTATGAACGGAGAACCCCTGGCTTTTGAACAGATGCCCATCTGGCGCTGTATCCAAAAAGGCGAGGTGGTTGTCAGTGAATATTACCGGCTGACCAACAACAAGGGGCAGACCATCACGGTTTTGGTCAATGCCGCGCCGGTGCGGGATGCAAATGGAGAGATTATCCGGGGCGTTGCCGCATGGCGCAACATCGAGCCTTTACAGCAGGCCGAAGACAAGCTGCGCAAATCCCGGGATGCGGCAAGGGCGGCCCGGGGAAAGGCCGAGGAGCGGCGCCGGATTCTTGAGGCCATACTCATGAGCATACCCGAAGGCATTGCCGTGATTGAAGCACCGGACGGCCAGTTGCGGCTTGTGAGCCATTATTATGAAAATTTTATCGGAATATCCAGAAAAGAACTCCACGCCACCAGCCTTGAAAAACGCATGCAGCATTATGCGGCAATGGAAAACGGCAGCAATATGCCTGTTGCCCTTGAGCAAACCCCTTCCTGGCGGGCGCTGAAAAACGGGGAGGTGGTCATGAACGAGGAATGGAGGATGGCCCGGCCCGATGGTTCGCAGTCCGTGGTTTCAATGATCGCAGCTCCTGTTTTGGATGACAGGGGGGAAATCACCCATGCGGTGACCAGTTTCCGGGATATTACAAAAAGCAAGGAAATGGAGGCTACCCTGCGGCGCAGGGAGTTTGAGTTTCGCACCCTGGTGGAAAATTCCCCGGATGTCATCGTGCGGTTGGACCCGCAGTTGCGGTGTCAATTTGTTAATGCCGCTTATGAGCGTATGACAGGCATCCCCAGGGAACGATGCGCCGGCCGGACGTGCAGGGAACTGGAAATGCCCGAGGCCTATTGTGCCATTTTGGAAAAAGAAGCAGGCAAAGCCATGAGCACCGGAAGGGAAATCAATACGGAGTTTGGTTTCCGGGGATTGTTTGAGCAGCGTTATTTCTGGGGGCGGCTGATTCCCGAGTTTGAACCTGACGGGCGGGTGCGCAGCGTGATGATGGTTGCCAGAGACATTACCGAGCGAAAAAAAGCCGAGGAACATGTCCGGTATGTGAGTTTTCACGACAGCGTCACCGGCCTTTATAACCGCGCCTATTTTGAAGAGGAAATCAAGCGGCTCGATACCGGCCGGAGCCTTCCGGTGAGTTTGATCATCGGGGATTTAAACAATCTCAAGCTGGTCAATGACACATTCGGCCACGAGGAAGGCGACCGGCTTTTGCAGAAAATTGCGGAAATATTGAGAAAAACCTGCAGAAACGAGGACGTGATGGCCCGGTGGGGGGGTGATGAATTTGCCGTCATCCTGCCGGACACCGGTGCGGCCATTGCCGGCAGTATTTGTTCCCGGATCAAAAGGCAGGCCGAGCTAAGCAACGGAACAGCGGTTGCGCCGAGCATCGCCCTGGGTTTTGCAGAAAAAAGCCGGACAGCCGATAATATCTACATGGTTCTCCGGCAGGCCGAAGAGCAGATGTATGAAAACAAGCTGGCCGAAAGCCGAAAAAATCAGGAGCTTGTCCTCTCCTCCCTGTTGCGCCGGCTGCGGGTAAAATGGCCGGGTCTGGACCGTCATGTGGAGCGAACCTCTGAGCTGGCCCAAAGGTTTGCAGAAAAACTGGGCTTTTCAGACAGTCAGATGGAGGATCTGGCTTTGTTTATCCGGCTTCATGACATTGGCAAAGCTGTGGTGCCAGACGATCTTTTGAGCAAATGCGGGGACCTTTCCAGTAGCGAATGGGAGCAGGTCAAACGCCATGCCGAAGCCGGCTATCGGATTACAAACACCTTTGGGGATACAGCCAGGATCGCTGAAGCCATTTTGAGCCAGCGGGAATGGTGGGACGGCAGCGGCTACCCCAGGGGGCTGAAAGGAAAGGAAATTCCTTTTCTTTCAAGGATGTTTTCAATTGTTGACACATTTGACACCATCACCCACCACCGGCCTTATGATCGGGTTTTTACCCGGCAGGAAGCAATGGAAGAGCTGCAGCGGCATGCGGGAAAACAGTTTGATCCCGCGCTTACCGAAGCCTTTGTCGAGTTTGTGTCAGCAAGCGTTCACTGA
- a CDS encoding response regulator, with amino-acid sequence MTETNMDSGAEIFQQGTESTEGLAVVSKDHKILYCNSRFAALADSASKPTIGTPITDVVAENEQKRLMALLGQAHQHEQVSGEFYFKPGNGDKILCRASMHSLNVNDLKAVCMVVKHHAAPGNGDRQKPLDTAAEKTIKGSADSRTEVMLVDDHEVMRQGLSMLLSNYDDISVTGEAADGKEAVELARELNPDVILMDISMPEMSGIEATRIIKAEMPHIRIIGLSMFDASDQAEEIKRAGAGQYLKKNGDKQELLSTIRNNSVNAC; translated from the coding sequence ATGACTGAAACCAATATGGACAGCGGAGCAGAAATTTTCCAGCAGGGCACAGAATCCACGGAAGGACTGGCTGTAGTCTCAAAAGACCACAAAATCCTTTATTGCAACAGCAGGTTTGCCGCCCTGGCCGACAGCGCATCCAAACCAACAATTGGCACGCCAATAACCGATGTTGTTGCAGAAAATGAACAGAAACGCCTGATGGCCCTGCTTGGTCAGGCCCATCAACATGAGCAGGTTTCAGGCGAGTTTTACTTTAAGCCGGGAAACGGTGATAAAATTTTGTGCCGTGCGTCTATGCACAGTCTCAACGTCAATGATCTGAAAGCCGTTTGCATGGTGGTCAAACACCACGCTGCACCCGGAAATGGGGATCGGCAGAAACCGCTCGATACCGCAGCAGAAAAAACAATTAAAGGGTCGGCCGATTCGCGAACAGAAGTCATGCTTGTCGATGACCATGAAGTAATGCGTCAGGGGCTTTCAATGCTTTTGTCCAACTACGATGACATCAGCGTCACGGGCGAGGCTGCGGATGGGAAAGAAGCGGTGGAACTGGCCCGGGAGCTCAACCCGGATGTGATCCTCATGGATATCAGCATGCCGGAGATGAGCGGAATCGAGGCCACACGCATCATCAAAGCCGAAATGCCGCATATCCGGATCATCGGGCTGTCCATGTTTGACGCCTCGGATCAGGCTGAAGAAATCAAGCGGGCCGGGGCCGGCCAGTATCTGAAAAAAAACGGTGATAAACAAGAGCTGCTGAGCACCATCCGAAACAATTCAGTGAACGCTTGCTGA
- a CDS encoding DMT family transporter translates to MPIKTTTKYENDRPGRIPPRLQGLLMTLAGAFCFSLVPIWVRAIDAYSPLSIVFYRAVIGVVPLFLWIARTPEGRRDVSLLQLDAKHRWVLLAAGLSMCGTAITYYLAILNTSVAKAVLLHYTAPIYVAIFSPLILKEKNTPLTWVAVAAGFLGTALIVEPAALFHSDSGELLGIVSGLFSGLFLSGVFLFGRFLAGRLPSRVRTLWGSVIVALILLPFGVQVPGGHFWHNLPFLIMLGTVSLALPYTLFFKGQNYISAQVASVTALFEPVCGIGIGFLFFAEKLTLTGFIGAGIVLLSISIAGRR, encoded by the coding sequence ATGCCCATCAAAACCACCACGAAATATGAGAATGACCGGCCCGGCAGAATCCCGCCCCGTCTCCAGGGTCTTTTAATGACCCTGGCAGGGGCGTTTTGTTTTTCCCTGGTGCCCATCTGGGTGCGCGCCATAGATGCCTATTCGCCCCTGAGTATCGTGTTTTACAGGGCGGTTATCGGTGTTGTTCCGCTTTTTTTATGGATTGCCCGCACCCCGGAGGGCCGGCGGGATGTGTCTTTGCTGCAGCTTGATGCCAAACACCGCTGGGTTCTGCTGGCAGCGGGCCTTTCCATGTGCGGCACAGCCATCACTTATTACCTGGCCATCTTAAACACATCCGTGGCCAAGGCGGTTTTGCTTCATTACACGGCACCCATCTATGTGGCCATTTTCAGCCCCCTTATCTTAAAGGAAAAAAACACACCCCTGACCTGGGTTGCCGTGGCCGCGGGATTTTTGGGAACAGCCTTGATTGTAGAGCCCGCAGCGCTGTTTCACAGCGATTCAGGTGAACTGCTGGGCATTGTTAGCGGGCTTTTTTCCGGGTTGTTTCTGTCCGGGGTGTTTTTGTTCGGCCGCTTTCTGGCCGGCCGTTTGCCCTCCCGGGTACGCACCCTGTGGGGCAGCGTGATCGTGGCGCTGATACTTCTTCCTTTTGGTGTTCAGGTCCCGGGGGGGCACTTCTGGCACAACCTGCCGTTTCTGATCATGCTGGGAACCGTTTCCCTGGCCCTTCCGTATACGCTTTTTTTTAAGGGCCAGAATTACATTTCCGCCCAGGTAGCCTCGGTGACCGCCTTGTTTGAACCGGTATGCGGCATTGGCATCGGTTTTTTGTTCTTTGCGGAAAAGCTCACACTTACGGGATTTATTGGTGCGGGTATCGTGCTGCTGAGTATCTCTATTGCGGGCCGGCGATAG